The Brassica oleracea var. oleracea cultivar TO1000 chromosome C7, BOL, whole genome shotgun sequence sequence GTTATTTAAAATATATATCTAAATGTGTAGTGTTATTTAAAAATGTTATCTAAATATTTAGTATTTTTCATAGAATATATCGGTATTATATAACTCAAATTTGAACAAAAGAGAGGATTGTGCTTGTACTTTCACATGCTGATTCGTATCTAAATGTATTCGGTAAATCAATTATAAACTATATAGAATATCTATCATAAACAATAACAATACCAAATGCGGTACTGGGTGTTGGACCTTGTTTCCAGTCCAGGTAAAGCTTTTCCGGATGAAGTGGACCGTTGTCTAACCGGATCCAGGGGAATGATCCACGTAAGTGGAGAACCCCTCGATTATCAAAAAAAACAATAACAATACCATAAACCCTTTATACATGTGATCTAAAACAAATATATTTGGCCAAATACCTATAAAAACTTTACAGTATATACTTGTCAACCACAAGGTTTTCCTCTGATTTTCTTATCTGTGAATAAATCGAAAATATTGGTAAAAAGAAACCGAAAATATACACATGCATAATCTTATGATATATTTGTAATATATTTAAATAAATATGTATTTAGTACGTGTTAGAATTCTTACAAAGTGGACACATGTCATGATAAAAACTGATTAAAAACATGCCATAAAATTATAGACAGGTATACATTTGTGATAAGGTAAAATAACCAATGATTTGACTACGAAATTTTTCTATTCAGCATTGCTCAAAATCATTTATGTAATCATGTAATAAATTGAATATATAATGAAAACAAAAAAACTCCATATCCAAAAGTCTAGTCTTCAACGCCATAAATAAATCTGATTGGGGTCCAATAAAAAGTAGACACATATCTGGGTAGTGAGTGAGTGGGTCGTTGATTAGACGGAGAATGGAGATAGTGTGCCAGCAGAGACTGGAACACACGCGTGACGAAGGGCGCGTGAGAAGGAGACGAGTTTAGTGCCAGTCTTACCATAAAAAGCTGACGTGGCAGCTTCATGTTGCGTTCCCGTCTCCTGCTAATATTCGTAAGGGACGGCGAGACGCAAACAAAGATCGGAATCAGCCTTCGAGATAAATCTCGTCGTCATCGGAAACTCTAGCTCGCAATCATCTAGATCACTTTGAGATTTTTTTGGGGGGGGAATTTCTAGGGTTCTTATTGATCAAGACGAACTCAAGTGAAATGACACGATGATGATTTCCTTTGCTTCAACGGAATCGAACAAGAGGATCCATTGATCGTCGGATTCGGCGAGAGAGAGAGAGGTTAGATCTTTGCCGAATCTGGAACTCGAGATCCATCGTTTTGCTTGATTTTCTCTTAATTGCTTTGCTCTGTGACTGAAGAAGGATTGTTCGTTGAGAGTTAAAAAAAAAAATTAAGCTTGATACTTGTGTGGAGATGAGAAGCCTTCATCAAAGTTACTACAATTGGTTGTGATTGGTTTCTTGAATCAGAGCTGTTATTAGGGTGTTTTGTTTGTTTGTTTGTTTGTAAAGATGCATGGTAGACAACGCAACGTTGGGAATGGGTACAGATCTGGTTTTGGGATGTCTGGTTCTAGAGTTTCCCCTGACCGTCCTATGAGAGGACATGGCTTCTTTGATCCTGACCACCACCACCTGCAGCACCGTGGGTTTAACCGTGGATATGGACGAGGTAGGGGACGTTCTAAGTCGTTTCAGAATCAGCTTCCTCCTCCTCCTCTGCCTCCTCCACCTGTGCAACGTAGAAGCATTGGTGGGAGCGGGGATGTTTTCATGGACGCAGGTCGTCTAGCAGCGGAGTACTTGGTCTCTCAGGGTGTTCTGCCACAAACTGTGTTTTCCAGTAAATGGCAGGGTTCTAGGTTGCAAGAAGCAGCTCGTGCTGATGTTTTGGCTCCTTCCGCTGATAAAAGGAGGTATGTTGATGGCTTTAGGAACAATTTGCAGGGAAGGAGGTCTAACCGTTATGACTCGGATTTTGGGAGGAGTGGAACTTGGTCAGAGAGGAGTAAAGGTTATGAGGCAGAGACTGGTGATGACTCTGTGTCTGGGCATCGAGAAGAGCAGCCGCTTGCTGAAGATATTGCTAGCTCGGTTCAGAGGTCAGCCTCTGGTGAATTTATGAGAAAGCGTGAAGGAGCGGGTGATTCCGAGTCTGTGTTGGACAAGGATGAGGCGCAGTCTAAGACAGGTTCCTCCAGTGCTGGGAAAGAAATTGTTCAGGATTGTGAGATCTCAAAAGTGTCCGAAGGTTCTTGTAGCTTGAGTGCTGGATCAGGGGAGATGATAGGTAGAGCTGGTGGTAATGGTGGAGAGAATGAGAGTCAGACTGCTATCGAAGATGCATCTATCCATCAACATGATGAAGATGCACCTATCCATCGACAGTGTGCTGCTGATGAATCGTTCACCGAGAGTGGTATTGATTTGGCAACGCTGTGTAAGTTTGAGAAGGTGCCTACGAGGACGCGCTCTTCTCTGACTGCTAAAAACACCAAGCTGCATCTGAGTCAAAATATCAAGGAAACCTCTCGTAATCCTGGTCTTCTAGAGGAAGATCAAGCATGTGAGACTCGAGACAAGTCTTCTGGAAAAGCTGACAGTACTGGGGATGAAAATTTCAACGACCAAGTTGAAGATTTGCCTCTTGTTCAGTTCGTTGAGGACAGTAAATGCCACAGGTCTAATTCTTTTCCCAATAGCATTCCCAGGGAAAATAACGAGAAAGATTCAGAATTAGAATTGGCTAATATCCATAGATCATATTCAATGGGGAAAGGAGGCGAGAAGCGAGCTAACGTTGGCAGTGACATGGAAGAGGGAGCAAAAAGACAGAGAAGTTGGGTGCCTTTGCCAGTTTCTGAAGCCAGTGATCGCTTCAACGCATTCAAAGCAAGCGAAATCCAAAGCGACGAGGAAGAAGATGACAAGCCAATCTCATTCTACATGAAACGGATCGACGGTGCTGCTGGAAAAACCGACAACCATGAAAGTCTGGCTAATACAGGCAATAATAGTATACACAGGGGAAACTCAGGTCCAGTGTATGCAGAAGAGCATCAGCTGTTTCCTGCTTCGTTTAAGATGTGTGACCTAAATTTAGGGGGAGCGGCGGATGCTAATGATGGCAAAAGGGAATCTGGTCAAGCTGTTGGTTTTGATCTCTCAATCAGCAGTTCTAGCAAGTCTCTTGATTTCAGTACTAATACTCGGATGAGCAATGGTAAAGAGATAGAAGTGATTGATTTGGACAATGATGATTCCCCAGAAGTGGTCAAATCCAGCAACAACCCCGGGAGAAAGTACTGCTATCTCCCTATCTACACGTATATAAACACATGTTTTATATATATATATATATATTGGCTAATGAGTTGTTGACTGAAACATTTAACAGGCAAGAAGTTTCACCCTATATGGGCATTGATGATGTTCCAGACTACAATGAAGGGCTGATGATGGTAGAGTATCTTGATTCATTTGGAAACGTTCCTCCAATGAACAACCCGGGAATCAGTACTACGGTGCCACAGATCAATGACGTTGGTCTTCAAGACCGAGAGGTAGTCACACTCTACTTGTCAAGTGTTTTAGTCGCATAGAATGTGTTTTTTTTTTGCCCTAACTGAAAACGTCGCAGGGAGCTCTTGGAAATGACCAAGCAGCAAATAATACAGACGACGATTCAATATTCATGTCGCTGGGAGAAATACCATTGAGTAAGGGCTCATCATCAGTTTTAACATTACGGTTATTCCTCTCTCTTTTGTAGTAGCTTATTAAAGAGGTTGATTATTGATGTTGTGTGTGTTGCAGCATTCTTACAAACTTGGGACCAACCCCCGGCTAGAGGCTACGAGAAGCCTTTCTGATACGCCTTTTTTTTTTTTTGTGTTACTAGTATTATTATTATGATATACATGTCTATGTACTGAGTGTGTAGCCATTGCATTTGTCCTAATCCCTCTCAGATGTAAGATTAAAAACGACATTAGTGTGTGTTATGGTTGTGGCCTTGTAATTCTGTGTTTGTTATTGATGCATGTCCTTTCTTTTAGCCTTTTAGGTGTAGTTGAATCATTCACCCCCAACATTTCCTTACATGCAAGTAATAATACCGCAAGCCCCAGTGGCATGATATTTATACGCATGTATGTAAATGATATTTAACATGATAAGTTACGCATATGTGATCCAAACATATGAGTTTTCTTTTCATGGTTTTTTTCCGCTAGAGTATTATTTTGGGTTCATATTACCTGACATAGATGCATCATTATACTACAAAGACATTAAAATTGCTATAGTCAACGGTATGTATGAGAACGTCGAATGACGGTCGGCCACAAATGCGTGACCTTGTTGCTGAGAGGGCAAAAAATGATTTGATCACGTGGTCTGCGTGGCTCTGTGAATATGTTAAAGAGTACCGGCGGTGATGGTTTAGAGATGCTTGGGGATGATGATCGGAGTAGCAAGTCCTCTTGAAAAAGGTAGCCATTCTGTGTGCGCTGTGGCTGATTGTTATAAGTCTGCATTCTCCTGGTGGAATCAACCACCGGATATACTATCACATGAATGCTTATCAAACCTAATGTGACTCCCTATGCAATTCAGCAATTCCGGGAGATCGGAAAGGAACCGATACCACAACTTCATGAAGGAGCCAATGACATAAGCTCACCTCTCTCAGAGATTATAACCCTGGTGAGCAACGTTGAAAAGCTGGAGATCAAGCTTGAAGAAACAAGGTCTATGCTTGAAACCACTTGAACCATCAAGAAGAGAGCATGTAAGATCATTTCATGTTTCCTTATACAGTTAGTGTTGCTGCTAACAGTAATTTCGATGTTCATGTCTCAATTGTTACCAGAGTTTTTCTGATATTGCTATACCCACATGACCCTTTTGGTTATTTTTAGCAAACTCTGTTCATTTCTTTTGGCTTTACACAGTTCTTGTTAACATTAATGGTTACAGGATCAAAAGATACGTTTATTTTGTTGGAGTGCTACTACTTTTCATTGTTAAACCAACACTAGAAAAGCCAAAACAGCGGTTGCGGCAGAGACCACCAGCGTGATGTGATGAGGAGCGGCTGAAACGCGAGGTGAAGAAGGGCAAACGAGTCCCACTTTCGTTTCTTTGCACTCGCTGGCGAAAAGGCCAAGTGGATAGTTACCGTGAACGGTGATGTAGCTGAACATTACCTTGGCACAGTCGGTATTCAAGTCGTTGATTTGATGCGCGTAAGGACATGCAAACTGTTTAAACGCCGCGCAACATTCTGTCGCTGGATACGTCGGACCTCTGCACTGTCTCGTCAGATCCGTGTAGTTCTTACTCTGAAAGTCCACTTCACATTCTGTTCCCAACACAAACCAAAAAAAGTACAATGTTCACTATGTTATGTCATAGTCCTCACCAAGCCAAGCTATACAAGACCAAACAAAAAGACTTCAATAAACATTACACAACATTTAAAGTGTTAAAAGTAATATTTCCTAGTGTTCAAAAAAAAAAGTAATATTTCCTGAAAACAAGATTCAACTAAAAGCATATTTTTGCTTTTGGAATATATATATCCTGTTGTAAATAATATATAATTTTAAATATTAAAATTTATTTTTAGAGATTCTCTAACCGGTAACTATGTTCTTAATTTTATCAAAAAAATGTAGATGAGTCTTCACACACTGGCATATATATTATGATATTATGAAAGTAGCACTACATCATCAAACCTAACCAACATATTCAGAGGATCAAAATGTTTTCTCAATATACTTACGTTTCTTGGCACTAAGTAAGCTTCTTCCACTAACCGATGTTCGAGATTCAAACACAATAACTACAGAAAGCGAACACAACAGATTATCACTATTATCTCTAAAACAAATTTGAGAGAAAAGAGAGACCACATAAAACATACTTGATGTGGAATTTGAAGATGAGAGAGTCACCAATAATGCTATCAGAAGGAAAAATAGTTTTACCTCCATGAAACAAAAGGTTAAAACTGAAGAAGAGGACTTTAAGAAATGAGTTATGGTGAAACCAAACAACGGAAAGACAAAGAACATTTCAGATATTAATTTCTTCGAAATGTTAACGGTTTTAATTGCTTAGAAAACGTCAAGATTAATTAAATAATTAAATTTAAACAATCAAAACTATAAAAAGAAAAAAATGTACCTTACTAGACAAATATCTAATCATTTCAAAAGATCCCTTCAATTTTGAGATGATAACACTTTCAAACGAACTTTAAGTTAGTTTTTTAATTTATGATAAAGTTTTTCCTACTAGTGTAATATCCATTAGAGACTACTAAACTTTATAGATCTGCAAAATAAGTCAATTTGAAATTGTAAATGTGTAATTGTGCACTGTCTTTTTTGTGTCAAGTTTTATTAATTGTTCACAGTTAAAAGTATGAATAATACAATTAATGAAGGGATTCAACAGAGTTTGTTTTGTTGTTATTTTTAAGTTAAAAGATGTTAGCTCTAGTATTTATGTATTGTGTTTTTTTGTGCACAATTTATGTATTGTGGTTGATTCTATTTTTTGATGCAAAATGTTGAGAATGTTCACAATTTAAATTTGGGTGTAGTGATACATATTAGAGTGTTATATGTATCATCAAAGAAATATTTAAATATTTAAATAGTGTAACATAAATCCATGTGATAATCCTTTGAACTGTGCTAAGTGTAAATAAGTTTAAAGAATTCAATTCAGAGTAACAATTTTTCCTAGCAAGACGACATAAAACAAACGGACAATCTACTTCATTCCTCGAAACATATAGAAAGGAGAAAAAAATTGTTTTGTTTCTGTGTTTTTTTTTTTAAATCCTCGCATCCTCTTCAACATTCTCATTACGTTAGTTGATGTCTAAAATTTTAAAATTCCAAGTTTTATATATAATAATTAAATAAATTCAAGTTAGGAGAGAACTATAGAACAAACAACACCACATATGATTAGCTTACTATTGATTTGGACATTACGCATTGACACATTTAGTGATTATATGTTACTATGTAAGTGAATTTTTCATGTATAAATACTTGTGTATCTTTTGTTTATAGCTTATTTTTACAAGGGACAGTTCTAAAGATCAAAAATGTGCTAATGAGAGCATTAATTTGTAGTTTGTAGATATGATTCAGAATTTTCATTATTCATTTATACACACACATTTTTTACGAGTTATGGCATCTTTGGAGTGATGATCGTACTTATAAGTCCAAATTAATATATTCTAAAAGAAGATTTGAAAACAAACTTCATTGATCGTATAATATCACACCAAATTCCATCAATTGAATCATGTATCATATTAGAATTAAACGAGATCAATGCAACATAAGTTCGCCCTAATACTTTACTCTCTGGCCCGATAATCGAGGCGCCGTCTCAACCGTTTCACTCCGACGCCGGTAGAGCCATGGCTCGCCGGCGTCGGGCGCTTCAACCTCCGCGTCCTCCTCTTTCTTTTCGTATCTGCTCAAGCTCAAGATCCCGTGCTCTGTTCACCGTTCGTATGACCCTTTCTTGGTCGAAGTTGTCTTCGATTTCGTATTTTTTCGGGGGCTCCCGGCTACAGTTTTCACTCCCCTCCTCTACTCAACGCCATAGCTCTGCTGGTCCGGCTCCGTCAAGAATCAGATCTGTGAGGCTCAATCTTCCTCTCCTCCCTACGGTGTCTCCTCGGCTAGAAAGCCCCCTCCGGCAATCGCCTTCCATACCACCACAAGTCCAACTTCAAGCTTCGGCTTCCGACGTTTGTAAACCCGGTGTCTGTGGGGCTCCACAATTAACTCGGGTTTTAGATCTGGAATTTTGTCAGTTGTCTCGGTTGTGCTCACCTTATGTCTCCTCCATCACCACTGTCGCTGGCCTTCCTACTCCGCTCACCGCTCCATTGTCATCATCTCAGCCATATCAGTTAAACATCGCCGCTTCTTTGCTCCGCCGTGATTCCTCGCAGTTCATCGGATTCTTTGACCGAAGAAGGCTGAGTCATTTTGTTCATGAGATGGGCTACTTTCATTTTGCAGTGAGCTTGACAAGCCCAATAAAGCTCCAAAGCTCCCATCTCTTCCTAGCAGTTTCACAGCCCACTTTGATGTCGGGTGGATTGGTCTCCTTGACTAATCTTCTAAAAATGTTTGGTGGGTTCACTAGCGTTTTTACAGAGACATATTTACACACAAAGTTTCATCTCTCTTGTTCGAAGAGTAGCCTTTCTTTCCATTTACCGGTGGGTTCACCGGGACCATCATGTTCATCCTTTGCTTCCTTTTTAAGGAGTGCTTTCCCTCCAATCTTGTGGAGGTGTTTGTCCATATCTATAACCGTCTTGCTATCTTGTGGAGCGGTCCGTTCGGGACCTGAAGATGCAGCGGGATTCGTTTCGACGAGTTTCCGAGGTGCGGATTGGATGTCAACGTCACAATTTAAGGTGACTATTTCTCTGCTGTCCGACCATGTCGTGAAAGCTACACTGACGCATTCAAGCACCGTCTTGAGTTCGCTGTCATCTTCTTCTTTTGAAGACCTATCATTTTTATCTTTTGCTGTTGTAGTTTATGTTTTCAATCAAAGAGGATGGACAATTCCCTCTAGTATTTGTAATCAAGCAAGTTGAACTTAATGAAAAAGTTGTGTTTCAAAAAAAAAAAAAAAAAAGAAAAAAAGAATCATGTATCATATGTATGGTAAATGTTAAGCTAATCCTATTAATTAGAAAAACACACGGGTTAATAGTCAAAAACTAGAGGTAAGTAATATCATTTCTTTGGTCAAAACTAATACAATTGTTTTTAACTAGTTCCAATTTTGGCCAAAAGATTAATCATATAATAGTTAAATATTAGTGGTAAGTAATACCATTTATTTGGTCAAAACTAATAACATTTTTTTTACAACAAACAAATAACATTTCTTCACTGTGAATTAAAATTTTGAGAAAGTCAAGGATAGAGAGTTAATGTTAAAATATTAATTGATGACGAATGAATAAGCGTTTTATAAAGATCTGCAAGTACGTGTAATCTTCAGCGTTCTTCACGGCATCACAAAACTCATTTCAGTTATATTCTTCTTCTCAAACATCGAATCTTCTTTCTCCTGGTAAACAAAAACAATAAACAGATCTGTAATCGTGTTCGTGATTTCGTGACAAACGAGAAATTAAAACAGGTTTGTTTTCCCTTCTTCCTTCTTGTGACATCTATTGTCTATTCATGAAACTTGTCATTTTCTATGTTGTATTGGTTCAGACATTTTCACGTTATTTAATGAATCTCTAAGTAGATCTGTTCTTATTAATCTTGGAATCATCAAACAGCAGTCAAAAAATTTATTAACCTACCTTGTCTTACAAGAAACTAGATTTTGATCTCCGAAGCACGAGAGAGACATGGGAAGTGCGGTGACGAAATCTGATGCTCAAGAATGGGTACCAGAGACAAAGCTAGAGGCCAAGATCAAAGAAGCCATGCAACGCAGGGAGTCCAAAGGCACCACAATGAAATCTTTCAACAGTATTATCCTCAAGTTCCCAAAGATCGACGAGGGTCTAAGAAACTGCAAAGCCATTTTCCAAGAGTTCGGTGAGTTGCATGCATATATTCTTAATCATTGGTTTGGTTTCCTCATGGTTGTGTTGTTTGAGGGCAGATGAGGATTCTAATGGGTCGATTGATCACTCGGAGCTAAAGAACTGTTTCAGGAAGCTAGAGATCTTGTTTGAAGAAGAAGAGATAAATGATTTGTTCCAGGCTTGTGATATTAATGAAGATATGGGGATTACATTTACTGAGTTCATTGTTCTTCTCTGCCTTGTCTACCTTCTTAAGGACGACTCATCCACTCTCCAAAAGGTAACTTAACCCCAAAACTTCATGTTATCAATGTTCTCTGTTACCATTTTTTTGCACCATGAATCAGAAATGGAGACTGGGGATGCCGAAGCTGGAACCGACGTTTGAGACGCTAGTGGACACGTTCGTGTTCCTGGACGAGAACAAGGATGGACATGTTAGCCGCGAGGAGATGTTCCGAGCCATTGATGAATCTGGAGAACGTTCCTCAGGGCGGATTGCAATGAAGAGATTTGGTCTAGTCCTCTAACTACTATCTCCTTCATTGAACCAAAGAATATCTGATTTTGATTCATTTGTTTGTATTCAGAGGAAATGGACTGGGACAAGAATGGTATGGTGAACTTTAAAGAGTTTCTGTTCGCATTCACGCAATGGGTTGGAATAGATGAGAATGAAGATGATGATGACGATAGCAATGACAAGGCTTGATGTTATGGGCACACAAACCATTTCTATATTAGTTGATGTGTTTTATGTTAATGCAAACAGAATAATTCATTACCAAACACACAAACCATTATGTTAAGCAACAAAGCTTGTTAGTAGTAGTCTCCACTGAACCAAAAGAACAAAAGCAAAGCCAAAACTAACCTCGGAGAGAGACAGAGATACACAGATACAAACTCTTATAGTTCAGTTCTGTCATCTGAACTCTCTCCGGGACACATAAATAAACAGACATAGACGCGTACGAAGGGTTTTTTTTTTTTTTTTTTTAATTCCAAGGATAAGAGACAGTACCGGTAGCCTTGAGGAGTGGTAGGATGAGATGGAGGCAGAACCTTCAGAAGCCTTCTTGTTTGAAGAAGGAAGTGGTTATGGTGCAATATATTAATACCTTGTTGAAAAGGTGAGATGACTTGTTGTTTTATTTAGTCCCTAGTCTTGGCTCTCTTCATGCCGAGGCTATTGTAAGGAGAGACTGAACCTGACATGGGAGACCCTTCTTCTCTTATACTACCGTTGAGAAGCGCCAGTTCCCTGAGCTGTTGTTTCTTGTAGAAATCATGTGTCTCCTCCTAAAAAACATCACAAAATAAAGCGTTGTTATATAGACAAACACTAAGTTAATAAGATCTTTTGAAGAGCTATGAAGAGAACAAACCACTGGAGTAAGTAGATCGGCTAGAATCTCACGAGCTTGCATGAGACGTGCATCCACTATCTCAATAGGCAACTCTGCCTCGACTAAGATGTGGAGTTGTTCATTCAAATGCTCATACCCTGGTTTCCCTCTCATCATATCCTCCTGCAACAATGCTAATAGAATTGAATATACAGATTACAAAGTTAATGTAATTATTATCTGAACAGATGAAGAAAATGTAATCACCTTGACTGGATCTTTAATACTGCCTCTCCCTCTTATCAGAACACGGCATTCAGAGCTAGCTTCAACTCGTTTGAGGGAGTTTCCTCTAGGTCCCAAGAGGCGGCCAACAAAATTAAACTGCAGATTATCAAAATGAAAGTTTATACATTGGCTCAGATAGTTTAGGATCTCAGTAAGGAATGTTTTAAAAAATTCATACGTTTGGGTATTGGTCGACTGGAATATCCACCCTGATCGATCGTTTTACAATGAGACCGGACGAGCCACCAGGAGAGTTTAGCCAGTTTGGTGCTGGAGATGATGAAAGCGATCTCTGCAAATTAGATAAACCAATAACTTGTTAGAAGCATATGTTCATGATACAGACATATTGCAGCATCAAAACCACAAGAACATTAAAATAGATCTTATCATATGTTACAGAAAAGGGGCAATGGTGTTGCAAAGCAACCTGTAATTGCTTATATTCACAGAAAAAAATCATATAATTAGACATGTTATATGGCTCCTGAAGGTATTAGAGTATATAGTTAGCGCGTTGACTTAAGAGTGCTTAAGATTGCTAAGTGATTAGAGAGTTAGCTCCTGTAATGATGAACTATGATTAAGAGTAAGCCAAGGCAAGTTATGTCAGTACAACTCAAAGTCAACAAAAGCTTATACTAACATAGTATGAATTAGATGAAAAAAGAGTTATGTTAATGGTTAGTAGAGTCATACTTCTGATGGAAACTGTGAAGGCCATCCTCCGTTCATGTCAGCTCTTGAATTCTGAAATATCCCTCCAGAAGAAGACAGAGGGCTAGGGTGGTCAAACCTACTCTGAGTTAAGGCATTCTCCAACAGCGTGGTTACACGCAATATTTCTGTTTCAAAAAAATGTCAAATTTTCAAAGAGTTAAGACGCACCGGTTAGAAATTAGTCCACAAATCCATCACCAATGATAGTGGGGAATGGAGATACACTGTCTCAACTAAGTTAGTGAATATTAACTTTCACAGTATAGTTAAAATTAGAAAGAATGTAACAGACAGCAAACAAGGGGTCATTCAACAAATGCTATGATCTCTACAAAGGGTCACACATGTGATCACATGGTTGAATATGAGAAACAGAACACTATGAACCAATAGAATTCATAACATAAAAATTCAAAGAAGTGATCTCTCTATCTCTCTAAGAAGCTGAACTGAGATGCTTATCAACTGTAAAAAAGCTTGTAGCGCAGATGCAGGAGATGAAAAATTGTAGGAAGACATAATGAAGAAAAGTAAAGAAAGCAAAACATTAATCTCAGTATTGGCTCACCTTGGTTCATGAGACGGCAGACATGTGGGAGCACAGGCAAGAAGGGAGTAAGCTTGTGGCGCTCTGCAAGTAATTCAGAAAGATACCTGCCAAAACATAAAATTATCAAGATCAGTATGAACTTGAGCAGACAAGACACCAAGCAGATCCATCCCTCATATTCATTTAACAATCACGTTACAAATGTCAAAAAAAAAAAAAAAAAAAATCAGCAAATTAGCACAGAGGTAGAGTCAATTAAGTTTAAACTAAAGATTGGTTATACCTTCATGAACACAAGTAAGCAATCACAAAGACGATTACAAACAATGATTCTATAAGATCATATGGCACTGACAATCCATTATTCAGTCAGTAACAGAGGAATTGGGTTTTATAGATTCAGAAAGTTTTGTGTTCAAGTTAAAATTATACTATTACTTTACAAAAACCCAGTGAAGATTTCAAGTAGATTGAGCTACAAAAGAGCAGTGGTAGATATCTAAAAAGTAACATAAATAGAAAGCATAGATCTTGCAGGACCAAAAAATAAAAAATAAAAATCAGATTTGTAATGAAAAGTTAAAAGAGCTCAGGATCCAAGAACAGATGAGATCAAACAAACAAGTCAACTGTAAGAAAAAAAAAGGAGAGATTTTTAATTACTTTTCTTGCTCGACGAGGAAAGAAGACTGTGATCGGAGACCACCAGAGAAGTTAGGTGACTGAGGAGCCGATGGAGGCACGGAAAGAGGCGGCGGATACGTCATAAATCTCCCTCCTCCTCCACCACCATCGTTACCGTTACCACCGCCACCACCGAGTGAAGTCATCATCATCATCAGGACGTCTTGTTATTCCTCAGCTACTTGTTACCGGGGCTAATAACAGTTAGAGCTATCGGCAGAGAGCTACAAGGTTTGTGGCGGCGGGATCAGAGGGAGGAGGATGAGAGAGCTAAGTGAATCTGGCACACACAAAGTTTTAGCCCTCGAAATCTAAATCTACTGCGCGCACACACACAAACACGTCGGTGGATGTTGTTTTGTTTGGGTCTTT is a genomic window containing:
- the LOC106306257 gene encoding uncharacterized protein At4g26450-like, which produces MHGRQRNVGNGYRSGFGMSGSRVSPDRPMRGHGFFDPDHHHLQHRGFNRGYGRGRGRSKSFQNQLPPPPLPPPPVQRRSIGGSGDVFMDAGRLAAEYLVSQGVLPQTVFSSKWQGSRLQEAARADVLAPSADKRRYVDGFRNNLQGRRSNRYDSDFGRSGTWSERSKGYEAETGDDSVSGHREEQPLAEDIASSVQRSASGEFMRKREGAGDSESVLDKDEAQSKTGSSSAGKEIVQDCEISKVSEGSCSLSAGSGEMIGRAGGNGGENESQTAIEDASIHQHDEDAPIHRQCAADESFTESGIDLATLCKFEKVPTRTRSSLTAKNTKLHLSQNIKETSRNPGLLEEDQACETRDKSSGKADSTGDENFNDQVEDLPLVQFVEDSKCHRSNSFPNSIPRENNEKDSELELANIHRSYSMGKGGEKRANVGSDMEEGAKRQRSWVPLPVSEASDRFNAFKASEIQSDEEEDDKPISFYMKRIDGAAGKTDNHESLANTGNNSIHRGNSGPVYAEEHQLFPASFKMCDLNLGGAADANDGKRESGQAVGFDLSISSSSKSLDFSTNTRMSNGKEIEVIDLDNDDSPEVVKSSNNPGRKQEVSPYMGIDDVPDYNEGLMMVEYLDSFGNVPPMNNPGISTTVPQINDVGLQDREGALGNDQAANNTDDDSIFMSLGEIPLTFLQTWDQPPARGYEKPF
- the LOC106306259 gene encoding GPI-anchored protein LORELEI, with translation MEVKLFFLLIALLVTLSSSNSTSIIVFESRTSVSGRSLLSAKKQCEVDFQSKNYTDLTRQCRGPTYPATECCAAFKQFACPYAHQINDLNTDCAKVMFSYITVHGNYPLGLFASECKETKVGLVCPSSPRVSAAPHHITLVVSAATAVLAFLVLV
- the LOC106306816 gene encoding probable calcium-binding protein CML21, encoding MGSAVTKSDAQEWVPETKLEAKIKEAMQRRESKGTTMKSFNSIILKFPKIDEGLRNCKAIFQEFDEDSNGSIDHSELKNCFRKLEILFEEEEINDLFQACDINEDMGITFTEFIVLLCLVYLLKDDSSTLQKKWRLGMPKLEPTFETLVDTFVFLDENKDGHVSREEMFRAIDESGERSSGRIAMKRFEEMDWDKNGMVNFKEFLFAFTQWVGIDENEDDDDDSNDKA
- the LOC106306815 gene encoding KH domain-containing protein At4g26480-like, whose translation is MMMMTSLGGGGGNGNDGGGGGGRFMTYPPPLSVPPSAPQSPNFSGGLRSQSSFLVEQEKYLSELLAERHKLTPFLPVLPHVCRLMNQEILRVTTLLENALTQSRFDHPSPLSSSGGIFQNSRADMNGGWPSQFPSERSLSSSPAPNWLNSPGGSSGLIVKRSIRVDIPVDQYPNFNFVGRLLGPRGNSLKRVEASSECRVLIRGRGSIKDPVKEDMMRGKPGYEHLNEQLHILVEAELPIEIVDARLMQAREILADLLTPVEETHDFYKKQQLRELALLNGSIREEGSPMSGSVSPYNSLGMKRAKTRD